One Pseudomonas tolaasii NCPPB 2192 genomic window carries:
- the murC gene encoding UDP-N-acetylmuramate--L-alanine ligase: MVENQKAMPQPEMRRIRRIHFVGIGGVGMCGIAEVLLNLGYQVSGSDLKESPVTDRLKTFGAQIFIGHRAENAAEADVLVVSSAVNTSNPEVATALERRIPVVPRAEMLAELMRYRHGIAVAGTHGKTTTTSLIASVFAAGGLDPTFVIGGRLNAAGTNAQLGTSRYLIAEADESDASFLHLQPLVAVVTNIDEDHMATYDGDFNKLKKTFVEFLHNLPFYGLAVVCLDDPVVREILPLVKRPTVTYGFSEDADVRAINVRQEGMQTFFTVLRPDREPLDVSVNMPGNHNVLNSLATICIASDEGVSDEAIVEGLSRFAGVGRRFQVYGQLPVEGGDVMLVDDYGHHPTEVAAVIKAVRGGWPERRLVMVYQPHRYSRTRDLYDDFVNVLADANVLLLMEVYPAGEEPIPGADSRKLCNSIRQRGQLDPIYIERGVDLAPIVKPLLRAGDILLCQGAGDIGGLAPKLLASPIFAAAEKGKSK, encoded by the coding sequence ATGGTTGAGAATCAGAAAGCCATGCCGCAACCGGAAATGCGCCGCATCCGGCGCATCCACTTCGTCGGGATCGGCGGCGTGGGCATGTGCGGCATTGCCGAAGTGTTGCTGAACCTGGGCTACCAAGTGTCCGGCTCCGACTTGAAAGAGTCGCCGGTGACTGATCGCCTGAAAACTTTCGGTGCACAGATCTTCATCGGCCACCGTGCCGAGAACGCTGCCGAGGCCGACGTGCTGGTGGTGTCCAGCGCCGTGAACACCTCCAACCCGGAAGTGGCAACCGCCCTTGAACGTCGCATTCCGGTGGTACCGCGTGCCGAGATGCTGGCCGAGCTGATGCGCTATCGCCACGGCATCGCCGTCGCCGGCACCCACGGCAAAACCACCACCACCAGCCTGATCGCCTCGGTGTTCGCCGCCGGTGGCCTGGACCCGACATTCGTCATTGGTGGCCGCCTGAATGCAGCCGGCACCAATGCACAATTGGGAACCAGCCGTTACCTGATTGCCGAAGCCGATGAAAGTGATGCGAGCTTCCTGCACCTGCAACCGCTGGTTGCCGTGGTCACCAACATCGACGAAGACCACATGGCCACCTACGACGGTGACTTCAACAAGTTGAAGAAAACCTTCGTCGAGTTCCTGCACAACCTGCCGTTCTACGGTTTGGCCGTGGTGTGCCTGGACGATCCGGTGGTGCGTGAAATCCTGCCGCTGGTCAAACGTCCGACCGTGACCTACGGCTTCAGCGAAGACGCCGATGTGCGCGCCATCAATGTGCGCCAGGAAGGCATGCAAACCTTCTTCACCGTGCTGCGCCCTGACCGTGAGCCGCTGGATGTGTCGGTGAACATGCCGGGCAACCACAACGTGCTCAATTCCCTGGCGACCATTTGCATCGCTTCCGACGAAGGCGTCAGCGATGAAGCCATCGTTGAAGGCCTGTCGCGCTTCGCCGGTGTCGGCCGTCGCTTCCAGGTCTACGGCCAACTGCCGGTCGAAGGCGGTGACGTGATGTTGGTGGACGACTACGGCCACCACCCGACCGAAGTGGCCGCCGTGATCAAGGCCGTGCGCGGTGGCTGGCCGGAGCGCCGTCTGGTGATGGTTTACCAGCCGCACCGCTACAGCCGCACCCGCGACCTGTACGACGACTTTGTGAATGTATTGGCCGACGCCAACGTGCTGTTGCTGATGGAAGTCTACCCGGCCGGCGAAGAGCCGATTCCGGGCGCCGACAGCCGCAAGCTGTGCAACAGCATTCGCCAGCGCGGCCAACTGGACCCGATCTACATCGAGCGTGGTGTGGACCTGGCGCCTATCGTCAAGCCGCTGCTGCGTGCCGGCGACATTTTGCTCTGCCAGGGTGCCGGTGACATTGGTGGCCTTGCACCCAAATTGCTCGCGAGCCCGATCTTCGCTGCTGCCGAAAAGGGGAAGTCGAAATGA
- a CDS encoding cell division protein FtsQ/DivIB: MNGASLRHQPPPAPSRKPVPRGASRMVAKEPMSARLPKANFGFLKALFWPVLLVALGFGTYEGAQRLLPYADRPITKISVQGDLSYISQQAVQQRIGPYLAASFFTIDLAGMRSELEQMPWIAHAEVRRVWPDQVTIRLEEQLPVARWGDGALLNNQGQAFTPRELANYEHLPQLFGPQRAQQQVMQQYQALSQMLRPLGFSIARLELRERGSWFLTTGAGSSGPGIELLLGRDRLVEKMRRFIAIYEKTLKEQITNIASVDLRYANGLAVGWREPVAPTTAKPAVAKN; this comes from the coding sequence ATGAACGGCGCATCGCTTCGTCATCAGCCCCCGCCAGCACCGAGCCGCAAGCCGGTGCCACGGGGTGCCAGCCGGATGGTGGCTAAAGAGCCGATGTCGGCGCGCCTGCCGAAAGCCAACTTTGGTTTCCTCAAGGCGCTGTTCTGGCCGGTACTGCTGGTGGCGTTGGGTTTCGGCACTTATGAGGGCGCCCAGCGTCTGCTGCCGTATGCCGACCGGCCGATCACCAAGATCAGCGTGCAGGGCGACTTAAGTTATATCAGCCAGCAAGCGGTGCAGCAGCGCATCGGGCCGTACCTGGCGGCGAGCTTCTTCACCATCGACCTGGCGGGTATGCGCTCGGAGCTGGAACAGATGCCGTGGATCGCCCACGCCGAAGTGCGCCGCGTCTGGCCGGACCAGGTAACGATCCGCCTGGAAGAACAACTGCCGGTTGCCCGTTGGGGCGATGGCGCGCTGTTGAACAACCAGGGCCAGGCGTTTACACCGCGCGAGCTGGCGAACTATGAACACCTGCCGCAGCTGTTCGGGCCGCAGCGGGCGCAACAGCAAGTCATGCAGCAGTACCAGGCGTTGAGCCAGATGCTGCGACCGCTCGGTTTCTCCATTGCACGCCTGGAACTGCGTGAACGGGGCAGCTGGTTTTTGACGACCGGGGCAGGCAGTTCCGGCCCGGGTATCGAGTTGTTGCTGGGACGCGACCGCTTGGTAGAGAAGATGCGCCGCTTTATTGCCATCTATGAAAAAACCTTGAAAGAACAGATTACGAACATTGCGAGCGTCGACCTGCGTTACGCCAACGGCCTGGCCGTCGGCTGGCGTGAACCAGTTGCGCCGACGACAGCCAAACCCGCTGTCGCGAAGAATTAA
- the mraY gene encoding phospho-N-acetylmuramoyl-pentapeptide-transferase, whose protein sequence is MLLLLAEYLQQFHKGFAVFQYLTLRGILGVLTALCLSLFLGPWMIRTLQNLQIGQSVRNDGPQSHLSKSGTPTMGGALILSSIGISTLLWADLHNRYVWVVLLVTLLFGAIGWVDDYRKVIEKNSKGLPSRWKYFWQSVFGLGAAIFLYTTAPSAVETTLIIPMLKDASIPLGIGFVVLTYFVIVGSSNAVNLTDGLDGLAIMPTVMVGGALGIFCYLSGNVKFAEYLLIPYVPGAGELIVFCGALIGAGLGFLWFNTYPAQVFMGDVGALALGAALGTIAVIVRQEIVLFIMGGVFVMETLSVVIQVASFKLTGRRVFRMAPIHHHFELKGWPEPRVIVRFWIITVILVLIGLATLKLR, encoded by the coding sequence ATGCTGCTGCTGCTGGCTGAGTATCTGCAACAGTTCCACAAAGGCTTCGCGGTCTTTCAGTACCTGACCCTGCGCGGGATTCTGGGTGTGCTGACCGCGTTGTGTTTGTCGCTGTTCCTGGGGCCGTGGATGATCCGCACCCTGCAGAACCTGCAAATTGGTCAATCGGTTCGCAATGACGGCCCGCAGTCGCACCTGTCCAAATCCGGCACCCCGACCATGGGCGGCGCGCTGATTCTGTCGTCCATCGGCATCAGCACCCTGCTGTGGGCCGACCTGCACAACCGCTACGTGTGGGTTGTGCTGCTGGTGACCCTGTTGTTTGGCGCCATCGGCTGGGTAGACGACTACCGCAAAGTCATCGAGAAAAACTCGAAGGGCCTGCCAAGCCGCTGGAAGTACTTCTGGCAGTCGGTGTTCGGCCTTGGCGCCGCAATCTTTCTGTACACCACGGCCCCAAGCGCTGTGGAAACCACCTTGATCATTCCGATGCTCAAGGATGCCAGCATTCCACTGGGCATCGGCTTCGTGGTGTTGACCTATTTCGTGATCGTCGGCTCCAGCAACGCAGTCAACCTGACCGACGGCCTCGACGGCCTGGCGATCATGCCGACGGTGATGGTGGGCGGCGCGCTAGGCATCTTCTGCTACCTGTCGGGTAACGTGAAATTCGCCGAATACCTGCTGATCCCTTATGTACCGGGTGCGGGTGAACTGATTGTGTTCTGCGGCGCGCTGATCGGCGCCGGCCTGGGTTTTCTGTGGTTCAACACCTACCCGGCGCAAGTCTTCATGGGTGACGTCGGCGCACTGGCGCTGGGCGCGGCTCTGGGCACCATCGCGGTCATCGTTCGTCAGGAAATCGTGCTGTTCATCATGGGCGGTGTGTTCGTGATGGAAACCCTGTCGGTGGTCATCCAGGTGGCTTCCTTCAAATTGACCGGGCGCCGCGTGTTCCGCATGGCGCCGATTCATCACCACTTTGAACTCAAGGGCTGGCCCGAGCCGCGCGTGATTGTCCGCTTCTGGATCATCACCGTGATTCTCGTGTTGATCGGCCTTGCCACCCTGAAACTGAGGTAG
- the murG gene encoding undecaprenyldiphospho-muramoylpentapeptide beta-N-acetylglucosaminyltransferase, protein MGANVLIMAGGTGGHVFPALACAREFQNRGYTVHWLGTPRGIENELVPNAGLPLHLINVTGLRGKGKLSLLKAPFVLLKAVWQARKVIRDLKPVCVLGFGGYVTGPGGVAARLAGVPVIVHEQNAVAGTANRLLVPLAARVCEAFPKTFGASDKLRTTGNPVRTELFMDIARQALTGRKAHLLVMGGSLGSEPLNKLLPEAVAQLPVELRPEIFHQAGKHHGEVTATRYREAGVEANVQPFIKDMAHAYGWADLVVCRSGALTVSELAAAGLPSLLVPLPHAIDDHQTRNAEYLAGEGAAFLLPQRTTGAADLAARLTEVLMQPERLNSMASTASRLAKPDATRTVVDICLEVAHG, encoded by the coding sequence ATGGGCGCTAACGTGCTGATCATGGCGGGCGGCACCGGGGGCCATGTGTTCCCGGCCCTGGCATGTGCCCGTGAATTTCAGAACCGTGGCTACACCGTGCATTGGCTCGGTACGCCGCGCGGCATTGAAAATGAATTGGTTCCCAATGCGGGCTTGCCGCTGCATTTGATCAACGTCACGGGCCTGCGTGGCAAGGGCAAGTTGTCCCTGCTCAAGGCGCCGTTCGTGTTGCTCAAGGCCGTGTGGCAAGCACGCAAAGTGATTCGCGACTTGAAGCCGGTGTGTGTGCTGGGCTTTGGTGGTTATGTGACCGGCCCTGGCGGTGTTGCCGCCAGGCTTGCCGGCGTGCCGGTGATCGTGCACGAGCAGAACGCCGTCGCCGGTACTGCCAACCGCTTGCTGGTGCCATTGGCCGCGCGGGTGTGTGAAGCGTTCCCGAAAACCTTTGGTGCGTCGGACAAGTTGCGCACCACCGGCAACCCGGTACGCACCGAGCTGTTCATGGACATCGCGCGCCAGGCACTGACCGGGCGCAAGGCACATCTGCTGGTGATGGGCGGCAGCCTGGGGTCCGAGCCGCTGAACAAACTGCTGCCGGAAGCTGTTGCGCAACTCCCCGTGGAACTGCGCCCGGAGATCTTCCATCAGGCCGGCAAGCACCACGGTGAAGTCACCGCCACGCGTTATCGCGAGGCCGGTGTAGAGGCGAACGTACAGCCCTTCATCAAAGACATGGCCCATGCCTATGGCTGGGCCGACCTGGTGGTCTGCCGCTCCGGTGCGCTGACCGTCAGTGAACTGGCCGCCGCCGGTCTGCCGTCCTTGCTGGTGCCTTTGCCCCATGCCATCGACGATCACCAGACCCGCAACGCTGAATATTTGGCCGGGGAGGGCGCTGCCTTCCTGCTGCCGCAAAGAACGACTGGCGCCGCCGATTTGGCCGCACGCCTGACCGAGGTTTTGATGCAACCGGAACGACTGAACAGCATGGCGAGCACCGCAAGCCGCCTGGCCAAACCTGACGCAACCCGCACCGTGGTCGATATCTGCCTGGAGGTGGCCCATGGTTGA
- the ftsZ gene encoding cell division protein FtsZ, producing the protein MFELVDNIPASPVIKVIGVGGGGGNAVNHMVKSNIEGVEFICANTDAQALKSIGARTILQLGTAVTKGLGAGANPEVGRQAALEDRERIAEVLQGTNMVFITTGMGGGTGTGAAPIIAEVAKEMGILTVAVVTRPFPFEGRKRMQIADEGIRLLSESVDSLITIPNEKLLTILGKDASLLSAFAKADDVLAGAVRGISDIIKRPGMINVDFADVRTVMSEMGMAMMGTGCASGPNRAREATEAAIRNPLLEDVNLQGARGILVNITAGPDLSLGEYSDVGSIIEAFASEHAMVKVGTVIDPDMRDELHVTVVATGLGAKIEKPVKVIDNTLHNSQASQQAAAPAPARQELPSVNYRDLDRPTVMRNQAQAGAAASRSLNPQDDLDYLDIPAFLRRQAD; encoded by the coding sequence ATGTTCGAACTCGTAGACAACATCCCCGCAAGCCCGGTTATCAAAGTAATCGGTGTCGGCGGTGGCGGCGGCAACGCTGTCAACCACATGGTCAAGAGCAACATTGAAGGCGTTGAATTCATCTGCGCCAACACTGATGCCCAGGCGCTGAAAAGCATCGGCGCGCGGACCATCCTGCAACTGGGCACCGCGGTGACCAAAGGCCTCGGCGCCGGCGCCAACCCGGAAGTCGGCCGTCAAGCCGCCCTGGAAGACCGCGAGCGTATCGCCGAAGTGCTGCAAGGCACCAACATGGTGTTCATCACCACCGGCATGGGCGGCGGTACCGGTACCGGTGCAGCCCCGATCATTGCCGAAGTGGCCAAGGAAATGGGAATTCTGACCGTCGCTGTCGTGACGCGTCCGTTCCCGTTCGAAGGTCGCAAGCGCATGCAGATCGCCGACGAAGGTATCCGTCTGCTGTCTGAAAGCGTCGACTCGTTGATCACCATTCCCAACGAGAAGCTGCTGACCATCCTGGGCAAGGACGCGAGCCTGCTGTCCGCATTCGCCAAGGCTGACGATGTACTGGCCGGTGCCGTTCGCGGTATCTCCGACATCATCAAGCGCCCGGGCATGATCAACGTCGACTTCGCCGACGTGCGCACCGTGATGAGCGAAATGGGCATGGCGATGATGGGCACCGGCTGCGCCAGCGGTCCGAACCGTGCACGTGAAGCCACTGAAGCGGCCATCCGCAACCCGTTGCTGGAAGACGTGAACCTGCAAGGCGCACGCGGCATTCTGGTGAACATCACCGCCGGCCCTGACCTGTCCCTGGGTGAGTACTCCGACGTGGGTAGCATCATCGAAGCCTTCGCTTCCGAGCACGCGATGGTCAAAGTCGGTACCGTTATCGATCCGGACATGCGCGACGAGCTGCACGTGACCGTGGTTGCGACCGGCCTGGGTGCGAAAATCGAGAAGCCTGTGAAGGTCATCGACAACACCCTGCACAACAGCCAGGCCAGCCAGCAAGCGGCCGCTCCAGCGCCTGCGCGCCAGGAACTGCCGTCTGTGAACTACCGTGACCTGGACCGTCCGACCGTGATGCGCAACCAGGCTCAGGCCGGTGCTGCGGCGTCCCGTAGCCTGAATCCGCAAGATGATCTGGACTACCTGGACATCCCGGCATTCCTGCGTCGTCAGGCCGATTAA
- the murD gene encoding UDP-N-acetylmuramoyl-L-alanine--D-glutamate ligase, translating to MSLIASDHFRIVVGLGKSGMSLVRFLANRGTSFAVADTRENPPELVTLRRDYPHVEVRCGELDVEFLCRADELYVSPGLALATPALQAAAARGVKLSGDIDLFARNAKAPIVAISGSNAKSTVTTLVGEMAAAAGKRVAVGGNLGTPALDLLNDDIELYVMELSSFQLETTHDLGAEVATVLNVSEDHMDRYSGLPAYHLAKHRIFRGARQVVVNRQDALSRPLMGEGLPCWTFGLSKPDFKAFGIREENGEKYLAFEFQNLMPVRELKIRGAHNQSNALAALALGHAVGLPFDAMLSSLRTFAGLEHRCQWVRDLDGVSYYNDSKATNVGAALAAIEGLGADIEGKLVLIVGGDGKGADFKDLKGPVAEHCRAVVLMGRDSGLIGAALGDAVPQVRATSLDDAIAQCRALAQPGDAVLLSPACASFDMFKNYEERGQLFARGVEALV from the coding sequence GTGTCCCTGATCGCTTCAGACCACTTCCGCATCGTTGTCGGCCTCGGCAAGAGCGGCATGTCCCTGGTTCGCTTCCTGGCGAACCGGGGCACGTCGTTTGCCGTGGCCGATACGCGGGAAAATCCACCGGAGCTGGTCACGCTGCGCCGTGACTACCCGCACGTGGAAGTGCGTTGTGGCGAGCTGGATGTCGAGTTTCTGTGCCGCGCCGATGAGCTCTACGTGAGCCCCGGCCTGGCGCTGGCGACACCGGCCCTGCAAGCGGCAGCGGCGCGTGGCGTGAAGCTGTCCGGCGATATCGACCTGTTCGCGCGTAACGCGAAGGCGCCGATTGTGGCCATCAGCGGTTCCAATGCAAAAAGCACCGTGACCACGCTGGTCGGCGAGATGGCGGCTGCGGCCGGCAAGCGCGTGGCCGTGGGCGGTAACCTCGGCACCCCGGCGCTGGACCTGCTCAACGACGACATCGAGTTGTACGTGATGGAGCTGTCGAGCTTCCAGCTGGAAACCACCCACGATCTCGGTGCCGAAGTGGCCACTGTGCTGAATGTCAGCGAAGACCATATGGACCGCTACAGTGGCCTGCCGGCCTATCACCTGGCCAAGCACCGGATTTTCCGCGGTGCCCGGCAAGTGGTGGTCAACCGCCAGGATGCCCTGAGCCGTCCGTTGATGGGCGAGGGGTTGCCGTGCTGGACCTTTGGTCTGAGCAAACCCGACTTCAAAGCCTTCGGCATTCGCGAAGAGAACGGCGAGAAATATCTGGCCTTCGAATTCCAGAACCTGATGCCGGTGCGCGAGCTGAAAATCCGTGGCGCCCACAACCAGTCCAATGCCCTCGCGGCGCTGGCGCTGGGCCATGCTGTCGGCCTGCCATTCGATGCCATGCTGTCGAGCCTGCGCACGTTTGCCGGTCTTGAGCATCGCTGCCAGTGGGTGCGCGACCTCGATGGCGTCAGCTACTACAACGACTCCAAGGCTACCAACGTCGGTGCCGCGCTGGCCGCCATCGAAGGCCTGGGCGCGGATATCGAAGGCAAGCTGGTGCTGATCGTCGGTGGCGACGGCAAGGGCGCGGACTTTAAAGACCTCAAGGGGCCGGTGGCTGAGCATTGCCGTGCCGTGGTGTTGATGGGCCGTGATTCCGGCTTGATCGGCGCTGCACTGGGCGATGCCGTGCCGCAAGTGCGCGCGACGTCGCTGGACGACGCCATTGCCCAGTGCAGAGCCCTGGCCCAGCCCGGCGATGCCGTGCTGCTGTCGCCAGCCTGCGCCAGTTTCGACATGTTCAAGAACTACGAAGAGCGCGGTCAGCTGTTCGCCCGCGGCGTGGAGGCCTTGGTATGA
- a CDS encoding D-alanine--D-alanine ligase, producing MTADYGSLFSTIAPADFGRVAVLFGGKSAEREVSLKSGNAVLEALQSAGVNAFGIDVGDDFLARLQAEKIDRAFIILHGRGGEDGSMQGLLECLGIPYTGSGILASALAMDKLRTKQVWHSLGIPTPRHSVLCSEDDCISAVEELGLPLIVKPAHEGSSIGMAKVNSAAELIDAWKAASTYDSQVLVEQWISGPEYTIATLRGQVLPPIALGTPHTFYDYDAKYVASDTQYRIPCGLDATKEQELMDLTAKACEALGIAGWARADVMQDGQGNFWFLEVNTAPGMTDHSLVPMAARAAGLDFQQLVLAILAASIEPRG from the coding sequence ATGACTGCTGACTACGGCTCTCTGTTCTCCACTATCGCGCCTGCTGATTTCGGCCGTGTGGCCGTGTTGTTCGGCGGCAAGAGCGCTGAGCGCGAGGTGTCGCTCAAGTCCGGCAATGCCGTGCTCGAAGCCCTGCAAAGCGCCGGCGTGAATGCCTTTGGCATCGACGTGGGCGATGACTTCCTCGCCCGCCTGCAGGCCGAGAAGATCGACCGCGCCTTCATCATTCTTCACGGCCGTGGCGGTGAAGACGGCAGCATGCAGGGTCTGTTGGAGTGCCTGGGCATTCCTTATACCGGCAGCGGAATTCTGGCGTCGGCACTGGCCATGGACAAGTTGCGCACCAAGCAGGTGTGGCACAGCCTGGGCATTCCGACCCCGCGTCACAGTGTGCTGTGCAGCGAAGACGATTGTATTTCTGCAGTCGAGGAACTGGGCCTGCCTTTGATCGTCAAACCTGCCCATGAAGGCTCCAGTATCGGCATGGCCAAAGTGAACTCGGCCGCCGAATTGATCGACGCATGGAAAGCGGCAAGTACCTACGATTCGCAAGTGTTGGTGGAACAGTGGATTTCCGGTCCCGAGTACACCATCGCCACCCTGCGTGGCCAGGTTTTGCCGCCTATCGCATTGGGCACGCCCCACACTTTTTACGACTACGACGCCAAGTACGTGGCTTCCGATACTCAGTACCGGATCCCCTGCGGCCTCGACGCAACCAAGGAACAGGAATTGATGGACCTCACGGCGAAAGCCTGTGAGGCGCTGGGTATCGCCGGTTGGGCGCGGGCAGACGTGATGCAGGATGGCCAAGGGAATTTCTGGTTCCTGGAAGTCAACACCGCTCCCGGCATGACCGACCACAGCCTGGTCCCCATGGCAGCTCGTGCCGCCGGTCTGGATTTTCAGCAGTTAGTGCTGGCGATTCTGGCCGCAAGCATTGAGCCACGAGGCTAA
- the ftsA gene encoding cell division protein FtsA → MANVQSGKMIVGLDIGTSKVVALVGEVGEDGVIEIVGIGTHPSRGLKKGVVVNIESTVQSIQRAIEEAQLMAGCRIHSAFVGVAGNHIRSLNSHGIVAIRDREVSSADLERVLDAAQAVAIPADQRVLHTLPQDYVIDNQEGVREPLGMSGVRLEAKVHVVTCAVNAAQNIEKCVRRCGLEIDDIILEQLASAYSVLTDDEKELGVCLVDIGGGTTDIAIFTEGAIRHTAVIPIAGDQVTNDIAMALRTPTQYAEEIKIRYACALAKLAGAGETIKVPSVGDRPPRELSRQALAEVVEPRYDELFTLIQAELRRSGYEDLIPAGIVLTGGTSKMEGAVELAEEIFHMPVRLGVPHGVKGLGDVVRNPIYSTGVGLLLYGLQKQTDGISLSGPSVRDSYRGGDDEAKAPLFERLQAWVKGNF, encoded by the coding sequence ATGGCAAACGTGCAAAGCGGGAAAATGATCGTCGGTCTCGATATCGGCACCTCCAAAGTGGTGGCGCTGGTCGGCGAGGTCGGTGAAGACGGCGTTATCGAAATCGTCGGTATCGGCACGCATCCGTCCCGGGGCCTGAAGAAAGGCGTGGTGGTGAACATCGAGTCCACCGTGCAATCGATCCAGCGCGCCATCGAAGAAGCGCAGTTGATGGCCGGTTGCCGGATCCACTCGGCGTTCGTCGGCGTGGCCGGCAACCATATCCGCAGTCTGAACTCCCACGGCATCGTGGCGATTCGCGACCGTGAAGTCAGCTCGGCCGACCTTGAGCGTGTGCTCGACGCCGCCCAGGCCGTGGCGATTCCGGCTGACCAGCGCGTGCTGCACACCCTGCCGCAGGACTACGTGATCGACAACCAGGAAGGCGTGCGTGAGCCGCTGGGCATGTCGGGCGTGCGCCTGGAAGCCAAGGTTCACGTGGTGACCTGCGCCGTCAACGCCGCACAGAACATTGAAAAATGCGTGCGCCGCTGCGGCCTGGAAATCGACGACATCATTCTTGAGCAGTTGGCCTCTGCTTACTCGGTACTGACCGACGACGAAAAAGAGCTGGGCGTGTGCCTGGTGGACATCGGCGGCGGCACCACTGACATCGCGATCTTCACCGAGGGTGCGATCCGTCACACCGCCGTGATCCCGATTGCCGGTGACCAGGTGACCAACGACATCGCCATGGCGCTGCGCACACCGACCCAGTACGCCGAAGAAATCAAGATCCGCTATGCCTGCGCCCTGGCCAAGCTGGCCGGTGCCGGCGAGACCATCAAGGTGCCAAGCGTGGGCGACCGTCCACCGCGCGAGCTGTCGCGTCAGGCCCTGGCCGAAGTGGTCGAGCCGCGTTACGACGAGCTGTTCACCCTGATTCAGGCTGAACTGCGCCGCAGCGGTTACGAAGATTTGATCCCGGCCGGCATCGTGTTGACCGGTGGCACCTCGAAAATGGAAGGCGCGGTCGAGCTGGCCGAGGAAATCTTCCACATGCCGGTTCGCCTGGGTGTACCCCATGGCGTCAAAGGCCTGGGCGACGTGGTGCGCAACCCGATTTATTCCACCGGCGTGGGCTTGCTGTTGTACGGGCTGCAGAAGCAGACCGATGGCATTTCCCTGTCGGGCCCAAGCGTGCGTGACAGCTACCGCGGCGGCGATGACGAAGCCAAGGCGCCGTTGTTCGAGCGCTTGCAGGCTTGGGTCAAAGGCAATTTCTAA
- the ftsW gene encoding putative lipid II flippase FtsW has product MSFRNIIKPYPSPIITGRGIDLDFPMLAGCLALLGLGLVMITSASSEVAAVQSGNTLYMMIRHLVYLVIGLGACIVTMMIPIATWQRLGWMMLIGAFGLLIMVILPGIGREVNGSMRWIGFGAFNVQPSEIAKVFVVIYLSGYLVRRQKEVRESWMGFFKPFIVLLPMAGLLLMEPDFGATVVMMGAAAAMLFLGGVGLFRFTLMVVLAVAAVTILVQAQPYRMARLITFTDPWSDQFGSGYQLTQALIAFGRGEWLGVGLGNSVQKQFYLPEAHTDFVFSVLAEELGVVGSLCTVALFVFVCVRGMYIGLWAEKAKQYFAAYVAYGLSFLWIGQFLINIGVNVGLLPTKGLTLPFLSYGGSSLVICCACLGLLLRIEWESRTHLGSEEMEFSESDFAEEPNHGR; this is encoded by the coding sequence ATGAGCTTCAGAAATATCATCAAGCCTTACCCATCGCCGATTATCACCGGGCGCGGCATCGACCTCGATTTTCCGATGCTTGCCGGTTGCCTCGCTTTGCTGGGCCTGGGCCTGGTGATGATCACTTCGGCGTCTTCCGAAGTGGCCGCCGTGCAGTCGGGCAATACCCTGTACATGATGATTCGTCACCTGGTGTACCTGGTGATCGGCCTCGGCGCATGCATCGTCACCATGATGATTCCCATCGCCACCTGGCAGCGTCTTGGCTGGATGATGCTGATCGGCGCGTTTGGCCTGCTGATCATGGTGATCCTCCCCGGCATCGGCCGCGAGGTGAACGGCTCGATGCGCTGGATCGGCTTTGGTGCCTTCAACGTGCAGCCGTCGGAAATCGCCAAAGTGTTCGTGGTGATCTACCTCTCCGGCTATCTGGTTCGTCGCCAGAAAGAAGTGCGCGAAAGCTGGATGGGCTTCTTCAAGCCATTCATCGTGCTGCTGCCCATGGCCGGCCTGTTGCTGATGGAGCCGGACTTCGGTGCCACCGTCGTGATGATGGGCGCTGCGGCGGCGATGCTGTTCCTCGGTGGCGTGGGCCTGTTCCGCTTCACCTTGATGGTGGTGCTGGCGGTGGCGGCCGTGACCATTCTGGTGCAGGCGCAACCCTACCGGATGGCCCGTCTGATCACCTTTACCGACCCATGGTCCGACCAGTTCGGCTCCGGCTACCAGTTGACCCAGGCGCTGATCGCCTTCGGTCGCGGCGAGTGGTTGGGCGTGGGCCTGGGCAACAGTGTGCAAAAGCAGTTCTACCTGCCCGAAGCGCATACCGACTTCGTGTTCTCGGTGCTCGCCGAAGAGCTGGGTGTGGTCGGTTCGCTGTGCACCGTCGCGCTGTTCGTATTCGTGTGTGTGCGTGGCATGTACATCGGCTTGTGGGCCGAGAAGGCCAAACAGTATTTCGCCGCTTATGTGGCATACGGCTTGTCGTTCCTGTGGATCGGCCAGTTCTTGATCAACATCGGCGTGAACGTCGGCCTGCTGCCGACCAAGGGGCTGACGCTGCCATTCCTCAGCTACGGCGGCAGTTCGTTGGTGATTTGCTGCGCCTGCCTGGGCTTGTTGCTGCGCATTGAGTGGGAGAGTCGAACCCACCTGGGCAGCGAAGAGATGGAGTTCAGCGAAAGCGACTTTGCCGAGGAGCCGAACCATGGGCGCTAA